Proteins encoded together in one Psilocybe cubensis strain MGC-MH-2018 chromosome 8, whole genome shotgun sequence window:
- a CDS encoding putative 5-formyltetrahydrofolate cyclo-ligase, which produces MPTGEVRTAPIVNAILHAGKMLFVPKILTKDGTMDFFRIYSSADLASLPSGTWGIKEPGESLEGGQTRSRGVAFDRTLSRLGHGKGYYDRFITAYNSAFAYSPSSTSVTSVSSNHRKPLLVGLGLREQLLPGGEVPIGEHDWKMDVIITPDETITSDSAEKASIATKA; this is translated from the exons ATGCCTACAGGTGAGGTGCGAACTGCGCCAATAGTAAACGCTATCTTGCATGCTG GCAAAATGCTATTCGTTCCAAAAATCCTAACGAAAGACGGGACTATGGATTTCTTCCGTATATACTCTTCTGCCGATCTTGCATCGCTTCCAAGTGGAACGTGGGGGATCAAGGAACCAGGGGAATCATTGGAAGGAGGTCAAACACGGTCTCGAG GAGTTGCATTTGATCGCACACTCTCCCGGCTTGGGCACGGCAAAGGTTACTATGATAGGTTTATCACAGCATATAACTCGGCGTTCGCATACTCGCCGTCATCAACCTCCGTCACCTCTGTATCATCAAATCACCGGAAACCACTGCTCG TTGGTCTTGGACTGCGCGAACAGCTTTTGCCAGGGGGGGAGGTTCCTATTGGAGAACATGACTGGAAAATGGACGTCATTATCACTCCCGATGAAACTATCACTTCTGACAGCGCAGAGAAAGCAAGTATCGCAACCAAGGCATGA